GATTTGTTCTGTTTCTCAGTGTCATTTTAACTTTGAGTTTTAATCCTGTTCTATTTTCTGGCCACTTTGTAGTTTTCTTACAATTTTAATTCTCGTTTTGATGtcattttcataacatttatgAAATTCAACAGGTCTTTGGTTCAACGGACCTGTGCCctctttactgaaataaaaggtCTTCCTCCAGGCCTTTGATAATATTTATGAGACTGGCCAGCAGACTACTGCTTGTGTTCTGGATACGTCTAACAAACAGCAACATTTTAACACAGATGAATGCTCACATTCATCACGTTCCAGAAATTCGTAGCGTACATTAAGGTATGCATCAATCATGCCCCAGGTCCGTATGACAAAAACAACTTTCACATGCAAGTTGTTTCCAAGCACCCTACAGAAACGTCTTTCTTTTCTGTTTCAGCTCCCTCCTTCACTCCATCGCCCTTTCGTCAAATATCACAACTCTATAAAGGCCCCTTTCAGGGGACCCTTCCCCCTATTCCTCTGATCATGCCAAGACCAGGAATAGCAATGTACAGCTTCCCAGTACTACCTCTGCCGTCACCATGGACTTCTCCACCGCCACTGTTCACTCCCATTGTTCCTGTGTCATCACACAGGTCCTCAGATACCAGGAACAGAGCTAGGTCAGGTAAGGAAATCCAGCATCTGTTGTTGCACATCGTTGTTGGTTATGGAAGCACCTGCTTTGACCACGGACAATTCCCCAAGTCCATAATGACTTTTAACACATAAGTCGTTTTCCTGAAATTCATACATAGCTAAAACCAAGTCCATTTACGATTTCGACTGTACCAAGGACATGTGTTTTTGTCAATAATCATTCGATAATTGTCGACACCCGCCCCACCTCTCTCACTATGATAAGGAAAATAGAATCGAACTAACGACAAACCAGCGACGTTAACTGTGACTTAGTGCCTGTGGCAAATACGTTGAAATAGAATGATTACTGCGCATACTACTTGATTAAAACTGGAACGGACGGACTCCTGTGATAGTAGGGAACAGTCACCTTACATGTGTGCATGCACGTCTCTACTCGCATGGCAGTGCTCCTGTGTAGCCCTTATCTGCATTAAACATGTTCAGTGACTGAGCCATGACATTGATACAGATCATCAAAAACTGGACACGCAATGCATGTAAACATAATAAGATTCCTTCACATCTCATGACTTGCTGTATTTCCTAAGCCCCTTCACCTGATGAATGGACAAGAAGAAcacatagatacacacacatgcatataccCGTATAAAGACAATAGGATGGTCTACGAAACGTAGCTAAATGCAATAGATAAGAAGTTGGTATGCATGAAGTCGTATGTTCCTATATTTACTTCTCGTCCAGACTACTATGTAATCAATCATTGTTCGCCTTGAACATCTTCTAGTAGTTGATGACAGACtctatgaaaatatattgtgtacatttctgcCCAGAAGTACCATAGTACGAGGGGCCTTGCGGTTAGTGCAAACCTGTACGTTATATTACACTAGACATGGGagtagagcgaactgtatttgttttgtaaGGTGCCAGATTGAATACTTACAGACAATTAATCTAAGGCTGAAAACAAACAGAGAGACGACAGTGTAAGTTACCTAAATTAACAATCCTCATTCAGGGCTAACTGACGTGCTGTTGTAATGAGGGGACTGCGCCCCTACGTATGTGATACGTTGCACACTGGTGACGATGGGGACATGGTTGACATGTACTCTCgacaagaaaaatatttatacagttatctcccttccatcgattacattcgcaaaacatcggtaatttcagtacatcatgcgtgattcaaggTTATTAGACATAACAAATACTACCACGAAATACCAAATGGGCTCGCCATTCAAAGTAGGGTACACTGGAAGGTTACTCACTTATAAGCGGAGCACGCTGAAAATGACAGAAGAGcgctcaaccaatcagaaaacggaCATTTAtgtaagataaatatatatgcatctGTTCCTTTGCGTTTACTGGTATGTGTTCCTTTTCAGTTGGCCCAGTGAGAACAACTGCCAAAGGGGGCTACGATTATGCACGCGGGAGCTTAACTGCATCATCCAACACAGGTTCAACTCGGCCAGCAACATATGACCGAGTTCATGTGCACGTAGCGGCACCACTTGTGCCGACAGCCAAGTTTTCATTCAACACGCAGATTCGTATTCCCAATACACATGTAAAAGGCAGTCTGGACATGCCAGTCGGTTTTATTataaacacagctgatgttggAGTGAACTCTCCCAGAGTAGCTTTAGTTGATGGGATCCCAGCGAATATGCAAGTCGAGGGTGTTGCCAGctcacatgaaaacacacaGAGTACTAGACCTCCGGGCGTAATGAATTCTGGTCCATCTCATCAGTATCAAGATATCACACAATCAAATATGGGCTCGCAAAGACGCACCCCTACCAATGCAAGAGAACCAGGTTCACTGACACTTGGTTTACAAATGGATAACCAACTTGGATCTAGTTATGAAATGAAGCAGATGTCGAATTACCGATCGGAACAAGGGCTACTGGCCCAGTCAAACGTTCAGTCTCACCGAGCAAGGTCATCAACACGACCAGGTCAGACACCATCTGGACCACAACAAAACTCTGAAAACTACGGACGTTCAGGAAACATAGTCTTTCTACAAGGATCAAAACAACACAGCATCAGTCAACCAGAGGTTATGCAGGGAGTTGTTCACTCCATGGCTTCACAGGCAGGACAAACACACAACGAACCTAAAGTAATATCTTCTGAGCCAAATCTCTACGAATCAACGCAAAACGTTGTCTTTGATTTTACCCCAAAGGAAGTAAGTGGCTCATTGTATGACCAACAGACGTATCAACCTACACAAACAGTATATTCTCGTCACAGATCAGAAACAGGAACTGAGTATCAGTATGCTTCTGGCATTGTTAACTCAATCAGTGCCATGAAtccagcaacagcagcagcgaGCACCGAAGCGCAGACCAAATCATCCGACAGAGTAAATGTCTTACAAGATGTTAACATCAACAGAAGAATGGAAGCCTTTGATGCACAGCCTGATGGAGGTGTTGTTGGtagaaatatcatcaaaacgaCTTCAAAGGATATGCGAGGCATTGACACATTGGGGACATCCAAAGAAGTGCCATCAATCCAGGGAGCAACATCCAGTGATATGAAGAATACAATGCAAGCTAGGGCAGCAAATGGGAATCAAGTTGATGTATCTGCTGGCAGACCTGGTGTAGAACAATCCAGTGTCCTAACAGTGGGACAGGAGAAAATGAATCACGCTTCAGCACAACACGACAATCAGCATTTAGGGCATAATTTATTATCTAATCAGGCTGCCTCAACTGGCGACTTGTCAACATCTGGAGGACAACAGTATATATCTAATCAAGTTGCCGCAACAAACGGACAGTACGGAGCTGTAGACTTGTCACCATCTGGTACACAACAATCTCTGTCTCATCAGATTGCCTCAACAAGCGAACAATACTCAACTGGAGATTTGTCAATGTCTGGTGGGCAACAGTCTATAGTCAATCAAGCTGCCTCAACAAGTGGACAGTACGCAACTGGAGATATGTCAGCTTCTGGAGGACAACAATCTACGTCTAACCAGGCTGCCTCAATTGGAGATTTGTCAACATCAGGAAGACAACAATCAATACATGATCAAGCTGCCTCAACAAACTGGCAATACTCAACTGGAGATTTGTCAAACTTTGGAGGACAACAGTCTGTAGCCAATCAAACTGCCTCAACAAGTGGACAGTACACAATTGGAGACGTGTCAGCTTCTGGTGGACAAAAATCTACAGCTAACCAAGCTGCCGCTACTGCAGATTTGTCAACATCTGGAGGACAACAGTATATATCTAATCAAGTTGCCTCAACAAACGGACAGTACTCAACTGGAGATTTGTCAATGTCTGGTGGACAACAGTCTATATCCAGCCAAGCTGTCTCAACAAGTGAACAGTACACGACTGGAGATGTGTCAGCTTCTGGTGGACTCGAAACTACATCTAACCAAGTTGCCGCAACTGGACATTTGTTAACATCTGGTAGACAACAATCTCTATCTGATCAGATTACCTCAACAAGTGGACAGTACGCAACTGCAGATTTGTCAACATCTGGAGGACAACAATCTATATCTAATCAAGTTGCCGCAACAAACGGACAGTACGGAGCTGTAGACTTATCAACATCTGGTAGACAACAATCTTTATCTGATCAGATGACCTCAACAAGCGAACATTACTCAACTGGAGATTTGTCAATGCCTGGTGGACAACAGTCTATATCCAGCCAAGCTGTCTCAACAAGTGGACAGTACACGACTGGGGATGTGTCACCTTCTGGTGGACTCGAAACTACATCTAACCAAGCTGCCGCAACTGGACATTTGTTAACATCTGGTAGACAACAATCTCTATCTGATCAGATTGCCTCAACAAGTGGACAGTACACAATTGGAGATTTGTCAACATCTGGAGGACATCAATCTATACCTGATCAAAATGCCTCAACACACGGACAGTACGCAACTGCAGATTTGTCAACATCTGGAGGACATCAGTCTATACCTGATCAAACTGCCTCAACAAACGGACAGTACGCAACTGCAGATTTGTCAACATCTAGAGGACATCAGTCTATATCCAGCCAAGCTGTCTCAACAAGTGGACAGTACACGACTGGAGATGTGTCAGCTTCTGGTGGACTCGAAACTATATCTAACCAAGCTGCCGCAACTGGACATTTGTTAACATCTGGTAGACAACAATCTCTATCTGATCAGATTGCCTCAACAAGTGGACAGTACGCAACTGGAGATTTGTCAACATCTGGAGGACAACAATCTATATTTAACCAAGCTGCCGCAGGTGGAGATTTGTCAACATCTGGAGGAAAACAATCAATACCTGATCAAGCTGCCTCAACAAACGGACAGAACACAATTGGAGATTTGTCAACATCTGGAGGACAACAATCTATATCTAATCAAGCTGCCTCAACAAACGGACAGTACGGAGCTGTAGACTTGTCAACAGCTGGTAGACAACAATCTCTATCTGATCAGATTACCTCAACAAGTGGACAGTACACAACTGGAGATATGTCAACAATTGGAAGACAACAATCTATATCTAATCAACCTGCTTCAGTCAGTGGCCAGTACGAGCCTGTGGACTTCCCAGCTCCGGCTGGTCACCAACCTGCACCTAGTCAAGGCCTCGCTTCAAGAAGTGATCAGTATGGAGCTGTAGACTTGTTAACATCTGGTGGACAGCAATTGGCGTCTGCTCAAGCTACCACTACCAGTGAACAGTACAATATTGTTGACATTCAAACATCAGGTGGACAACAGTCTGTATCTAATCATGCTGCCTCACCCAGTGAGCAATACGGATCTGTAGACGTTTCTGTATCTACTGGGCAACAGCTAATACCTAGTCAAGTAGTCACATCAACAGGAGAGCACAGAACTGTAGCCGGGCCATCTCGTGGACAAGTAACACGGGACCAGTCATTACACCAAGGAATCACACCATCTAGTACTCAACATGGGACTAAGGATATGACTAAAACGCTTGGAACACAGGTTTTACATGACCTTACACAGACTACAACAAACAACGGAATATCTACCAGACCAGTGCAACAGGATGCTGCTCTCGGGATGAATAAGATCAAACAAGAAATACCTGAACAACCTGTAGGACATGCAACGGAAACCAGTTCCATGGTAGTGGGACTACCTCAACTGGTTAACGACCAAACAAACCTGAATCAATATTTAAGAGTCAGTCCTGTGGCTACAGATGCTGCTGATCATTTGGGCTCAGTAGAAAGGCAGTACTTGAAAAATATAGATTTGCAAGGCCAAATGCCAATTGTCGCTGGTGCATTTGGAGTGAACGGCGCCATCGGTGAAACACAAGACACCTTCCATAACCATGTGCAGTCGGGTTTAACAGGGCAAGGACGTGATAGCGTCAGTGGACACTCAGGCATGCAAGAGATTCACTCGCAGTCGGGCGCTCCTGACTTGGTGTCAGACCAAGGCGTGATATCACCAGTTGGACAATCTCTAACACAAGATATGGCATCAAATGGTAACCAGTATGATAACCTTGATTTGTCTGGAGGTCAAGGATGGTTAGTTGCAAGTGGTCAGTATGCACCTGTTGAGTCTACAAGACCAAATACAGCAACAGTGGCAACAGGCGAGTCAACGTACACAGTACCGACCCTGTTTCCTGCACAAGACTCTCGACTTGCTATCAATAATCATTTAGAAAAAGAAGTGGTCACGGAACAAAGTTCTGTTGGGACGCGTAACATACTACAAGGAGGTATCGCGGGTACAAGCCTCGAGACAGAATTTATGAGTTTGTTATTGCAAAGTAGAAGCCAGGATGCACAATCAACAAACACGCATTATGATCCTTTGGTCGGCCAAGGTAACGTTAACGCCACCCAGTTACTGCAGAGAAACCATGTCCTAAAAAATACTAACACGTTTAATGCTTCTAAGGAAAGTTCCAGAATAGAAAATACCCGTAGTGGATTTTCAGTTAACAAACCAAATTCAAACACTGTTTCTATTCCCTCTAACCGCCAAAATCCTCACCTTCCTGTATTGAATGAAGTAGATACACTTCCAATATTACCCTCCTCTACCCGGGCCCATGACACCTCAATTCAAACTACTTTTGAGATCAACCCCGTCACTAAAACTGCATCTGGTACTAATCACAAAGCAAGCTCTCTTTCTAGTGCACAGAAAGCCGATAAAACTGTTGGAAACGACCCAATCGATATACGAATAGCACCAGCTACTATAAAGAAAACAAAGGACTCTTTAACCAATGGGATAAGTAGCAGAATCACTGAAGACACAAATGCATCTGCAACAGAGAGAGCAAGGATGGCCGTCCGATCAGACACGTCCTTGTCACTTCAGAAGACATCCCCAATTCAAAGCATGACACGACCATCACTGAAAAGTTTCGATGTGTTTCAACCTATGGAGTATGGAGGAGGACAAAAACAGAAGTCAAATCAAATGTTTGACTCAAGTCTTCCAAGTGTTATCTCAGAGACTACCGTTCCTGCCTTTGCAACTAGACATCAAGAGTTTATCAGCTTTCCTCAAGGTAAATCATCTAAAATTACTCATGCAACTACTCCATCATCCCCCTCTACCACACACactacacaacacaacacaaattcCACCTTTCCTCAAGCAATATCAAACAGCACATCCTTTATCAATACGCCCACTACCATCATACCAGACCTTAACAATTCAGAAATTAAAACTCAGTTCGACACTGGCACGTACACTCACACCTCCCGTGTCTCACTCCCTAAGTCACACTCATATTCAAAACAATCAGCTTTAAATGGCAACACCAAAGCCTTAGCAGCAACATCACAAGCTAATACAATCGATATTCTTTCATACCATGATACTCCTGGACCCACACCACAAGATGTTCCTCACTTCACCCAAGGCAGTGTAGTTTATGCTTCTGGAGATGCAGGGACACAGGGTAGTGTCCTTCACAATGACCAAACATTTGACGGTAAGCAGTTTGCTTCTGCTGGTAGCACTGTTATCAGGGAAGGAGTTGACACTTCATCTAACGTCCAACTTTCCCGAAGTGTAAATAACATTCAACTGCATTTAGACCATGCGACTAAAAGGTCGAGCAAAATAAGCTCCAAATCAGCAAATGAAATCCCAACTGCCAAGTGCGTTACTGTAATCTGCATAGACAAACACGTCAGTCCGAAGAAGATCAAAgagtatttgaaaaataatcctTCCCCAAAGGCTATAGGGAGTTTGCAATCAGGAACTCTGCCATTTTTAAGTAAAAGCAACAGCATAAATGTCGTTTCAGACAAGGCAGCTGGTAGTATTAATTCTTCCCAGAGTGACCACCAGGCACTTCCTTCAGTGATTCCACTGGCCGAAACTGATGGCATACATCAATCCGCGTTCTCTCACAGCGTAGTACATGGAGTTGGTGCCAATCAGAGTCGTAAATATTCGCGTAGTCAGGAGGCAGTCATCAAGGAATTACCTGTAGGTATAACCCCTGAATCTATAGACAGAGCTGCACGCGGTCATTCCTTGCTGGACAATATCCCGAGAACTCACAGCATATCAGCATCACCAGATAATTTACAACCCTATATTCAAACAGATTCTGGACCTGTCCAGACAGATACATCTCCTGAACCTAAAGGCATAACAAATAGTACATCAAATCAAACACTAAAATGTGTGGCAGAAACCTGCATAGAAAGACACGTAAATGCAACTAAAGTAAAGTCATACGTGACAAGCAACGCTTCCCCTAAGGCTATAGGGAATATGCAAGTAGATGCATCACCATTCTCAGGAACATACTCCAATACCGCCGCTATTACGATCGATGAAGCCATTTCCAGTGTAAATGTCACCACCTCTTCATTGGATTCAGTCACATCCAAAACTACAAATATGCATCTGATAGATATATTAACACCTAACACTGATTCATCTGAAACAAATCCACTTTTAAACACTGGGCGTAGTATTCAATCGCAAAAACAATTAAACGCTGGTTCTACTGATCTAGCACATACTCCACACTTCCCGGTGAACACTGGAACTGACATTGCACATTCTTCTGATATTTCAACACACACTAAAAGTGTCGGAACACAATCGAACACTCGCGTATTCACTACTCCAGTGCCCCATATAATCCTAACAACACAGTCTGAAAGTACATATTCCAACACGAGTCCCACTGGTAATCCTGCACATTATCCATACCTCACAACACCGACGGAAAGCGTTAGTACGCATTCCAGATTAGGTTCTATTATTAACCCAATACATCCCACAAGAACGACAGCAAACATTGGTGCTGattatatttattcaaacaGAAAGTCTTCGATTATTACATTTCCTGGAAATCGAGCAAATTCAGAAACAACTTCGTCTGATATTCCATCAGTTCCTACACACGCATCAACAATCACAAGCACTGTTAGAAAACAATCAAACACAGTGTCTTCTAATATTCAAACACATTCACACCCACCGAGCACTGACAGAGACAATACACATTTAAACTCAGAGTCTCATACTCATTCAACTCATCCAACAAACCCGCCAACAAATTTGGCAACGAATAATATTTATCCAAACACAGATTCTTCTGTTCTCCCATCTCATCCAATGTACACACCAGCAAACATTGGAACAGGTGGTACACATTCAAACACAAAGAATTCTAATATTCAAAACCAACCTACCTACTCACCAACAAATATCGAACCCGATGGTGTACTTTCTTATCTTCCAACACATTCTACAAGCGTACCAACAAATTCTGCAAACGATAGTATGCGTCCACACACAGAACATGCTGTTCTTCCAAGAAATCCGGATTATGCCCCAACAAAACCCCAAGCTGACGGTACACGTACAAACACGGAGTATTCTATAATAAACAAGCATACTTCACACGTACAAGCAAATACTGAAGCTGACAGTATACTTTCGAAATCAGACTCGTCTGTTCTCCTGACACATCCTGCAACTGATAATATTTATTCAAACACAGATTCGTCTGTTCTTGTGACTCATCCAACATATACAACAACAAACCCTTCAAGAGGTAGTACACATTTAAACTCTGGAGCTTCTAACCTGCCAACACATCCTACATACCCTCCAACTAATAGTGGCAATCATGGCATACTTTCAACATCAGAATTATATATTCTGCCAACACAACCTGCAAGAGGACCAACAAATCTCGCACCTGATAGCAGAAATTCAGACACATGGTTTTCTAGTCCGACAACTCATCCTTCGTTCGCATCAACACATACTAGAACTGCTAGTACAAATTCAATATCGAGTTCTTTAGCCATTTCACCACATTccacacacacagcaataaaCTCTGTAACTGCTGGTCCACATAGAAATGCCGGGGTCCTTGGTATTCCAACACATTCACATTTGACAAGCAATGGGTCACTAAACCGCAAACATGTATTACCACTTGCATCAGACAGTCCCAGAAAAAAGACATTCCATATACAAACGCGGACTGGACTTGTCCAGGACACTATTTATTCTCAGTCACAGGAAGACACAGCGGGTATTTCCTCAAACCACAACCTGCTAGAACACCATtccaatcaaacaaaacaaaattctaaTCAAACACTTAAAGCTTCGAAATGTGTGACAGAAACCTGCATCGACAAAGCAATTAATCAAGGAAAACTCTATGCATATTTGACAAGAAATGTTTCGCCTGAGGCGGTAGGAAACATGCAACTAGATGCGACATCATCAGTATCTGCAATCAACAAAACCGACACTGTTATACATGAAATATCCAGTTTAAATGTAAGAGAATTCACTTCAACATTGAGTCCAgagcaatacaatacaaaaaccaTGCAGGCAATGGAGTCATCTCGTACATCAAGTCCTCCTAATATTCAGACTACACACCTGCCTGCAATCACTGGTAGTGTTACTGCACCTGCAAATACAGCTTCTGCTAATATTATAAATCATCCCACTCACCAGCCAACAAACAATGGCTTTATTCTTACATATTCGAGTACTGATTCTTTTCCTACTTCACCAAATACTGCATACGTAACACATATCGGAAGTGCAAGTACAAATGCTGAAACAGGTTCATCGGATATCCCATCACATTTCACATACGCAAAAGTAGACTCTGCGGGTATACAGGCAAATACCGGGGCTTCTGGTATTTCAACACATTCTATGGGGGCAACACAAAAGACTGGAATTGATGACACACATTCCAAAACAAATTCTTTTGATAGTTTCTCACATTCTACATTCGCACCAACAAAGTCAGCATATAATTCATTAGAAACAAGTACGTCTGTTCATCTCCGTTCCACTGAACATAGTCCAACATCACCAGTGCATAACGAACCAGCAAGCACCCATCAGGATTCTTCTCATTCATTGATACATGAAACTTATAGGCCACTGGATACACAGTCGTCTGGTAGACACACCTCTACAGGTACTTTGCAAGTACATGCACAACATACTTCTGCACCACACAGGGTAGGACCCGATAGTGCACACCTCACAAACAACCATCTTTTTAATGACAAATCCAAGTCAAACTTGACAAAGAAAGAATCCCTAAACCACACTCACAGAGTACAAGTTAAACCTGATAGTTCCAGCTACAAGACATTCCATATACAAACACAGTCTGGATCAATCCAGAACACTGACTATTCCCAATCACAGGTAGACACATCCAGCATTACCCCAAGCCACAACCTGCTAGAACACCATtccaatcaaacaaaacaaaattctaaTCAAACACTTAAAGCTTCGAAATGTGTGACAGAAACCTGCATCGACAAAGCAATTAATCAAGGAAAACTCTATGCATATTTGACAAGAAATGTTTCGCCTGAGGCGGTAGGAAACATGCAACTAGATGCGACATCATCAGTATCTGCAATCAACAAAACCGACACTGTTATACATGAAATATCCAGTTTAAATGTAAGAGAATTCACTTCAACATTGAGTCCAgagcaatacaatacaaaaaccaTGCAGGCAATGGAGTCATCTCGTACATCAAGTCCTCCTAATATTCAGACTACACACCTGCCTGCAATCACTGGTAGTGTTACTGCACCTGCAAATACAGCTTCTGCTAATATTATAAATCATCCCACTCACCAGCCAACAAACAATGGCTTTATTCTTACACATTCAAGTGCTGATTCTTCTCCAACTTCATCACATACTGCATATGTAACACATATCGGAAGTGCAAGTACAAATGCTGAAACAGGTTCATCGGATATCCCATCACATTTCACATACGCAAAAGTAGACTCTGCGGGTATACAGGCAAATACCGGGGCTTCTGGTATTTCAACACATTCTATGGGGGCAACACAAAAGACTGGAATTGATGACACACATTCCAAAACAAATTCTTTTGATAGTTTCTCACATTCTACATTCGCACCAACAAAGTCAGCATATAATTCATTAGAAACAAGTACGTCTGTTCATCTCCGTTCCACTGAAGATAGTCCAACAACGCCAGTGCATAACGAACAAGCAAGCACCCATCAGGATTTTTCTTATTCTCATACCTCAAACCACAACCTGCTGGAACACCATcccaatcaaacaaaacaaaattctaaTCACACGCTTAAAACTTCGAAGTGTGTGACAGAAACCTGCATCGACAAAACAATTAATCAAGGAAAACTTGATGCATATTTGATGAGCAATGTTTCCCCTAAAGCTATCGGAAGTATGCAACTAAAATCTCTACCATCCTTGCCTACAAACAACAAAACCGACTCTATTATGAATGAAACATCCACTTTAAATATAAGTGAGTTCACTACATCAATGCGTCCAGAagacaaaaacagaaacacttTGCATATAACCAATTCGTTAGCAAGTAAATCTGACCATTCCTATATTGACACTACACACATGACTGCAAACAGATTAAGTCCTAGTGCACATTCAGTTGAAGGTTCTGCTAACGGTGTGCACAATCCTAGTTACCCAACGAAGGCTTCTGTTGACAGGAAACATCTGAACAAAGATTCTCCTAATGTGCTAACTTATCCACAAGCAAAGAGTGGTCTAGATAATGCTCATTCGAGTACTGTTTCAGCAAAAACTGTTGAAGTTACAAACCCGTCAATAAACACTGGGACTGACAGTACTCAATTCAAAATAGATTCTTCAACTTCTAGTGAACACCCCGGCATTAGTTTGACAAGCATTGGAGTTATTGAAACGCTCGGGACAAGGGACACTAGCATGCATCCAAACAGTCGCCCTTCCAGTGCTTCAACACACACTTTGTATCATTCAACGAACACAGGTTCTTCTAACATTCCAACATATCCTTCAGGCGCATCCAGGAAAATTGCAGCTGCTAGTATGCATTCAAACACAGTACTTTCCAATTCTCAAACACACCCTACATATCCGCCCACAGATGCTACAACTGCCACCACACGATCTAACACTGTTTTGTTTGATATTCCAAgtcatgttttttatgtaaatACCGAAAGTAGTACTAGTGCTCATTCTAACACGATATCTTCTAAGATTTCCAAAAGCTCAACAATCCCGCCAACAAATCCGGGAGTTACATATTCAGATACGAGATCTTCGAATATTCTATCGGATCTTACATACCCTTCAAAACACAATGGAACTATGCATTTAAATACTGTTTCTCACATTCAATCTCATTCCACAAACCCACCAAGAAACACTGAAACTGGTCTTGATCAATCAGAAACATACATCTTGGAGTCGTCTATGAAGGCTGTAATATCCAGCACATATTCAAACACTGGTTC
The window above is part of the Haliotis asinina isolate JCU_RB_2024 chromosome 1, JCU_Hal_asi_v2, whole genome shotgun sequence genome. Proteins encoded here:
- the LOC137256703 gene encoding serine-rich adhesin for platelets-like isoform X2; translation: MDMFVHIFVLACLTCIINGSYIPLRLSPSPTPSFTPSPFRQISQLYKGPFQGTLPPIPLIMPRPGIAMYSFPVLPLPSPWTSPPPLFTPIVPVSSHRSSDTRNRARSVGPVRTTAKGGYDYARGSLTASSNTGSTRPATYDRVHVHVAAPLVPTAKFSFNTQIRIPNTHVKGSLDMPVGFIINTADVGVNSPRVALVDGIPANMQVEGVASSHENTQSTRPPGVMNSGPSHQYQDITQSNMGSQRRTPTNAREPGSLTLGLQMDNQLGSSYEMKQMSNYRSEQGLLAQSNVQSHRARSSTRPGQTPSGPQQNSENYGRSGNIVFLQGSKQHSISQPEVMQGVVHSMASQAGQTHNEPKVISSEPNLYESTQNVVFDFTPKEVSGSLYDQQTYQPTQTVYSRHRSETGTEYQYASGIVNSISAMNPATAAASTEAQTKSSDRVNVLQDVNINRRMEAFDAQPDGGVVGRNIIKTTSKDMRGIDTLGTSKEVPSIQGATSSDMKNTMQARAANGNQVDVSAGRPGVEQSSVLTVGQEKMNHASAQHDNQHLGHNLLSNQAASTGDLSTSGGQQYISNQVAATNGQYGAVDLSPSGTQQSLSHQIASTSEQYSTGDLSMSGGQQSIVNQAASTSGQYATGDMSASGGQQSTSNQAASIGDLSTSGRQQSIHDQAASTNWQYSTGDLSNFGGQQSVANQTASTSGQYTIGDVSASGGQKSTANQAAATADLSTSGGQQYISNQVASTNGQYSTGDLSMSGGQQSISSQAVSTSEQYTTGDVSASGGLETTSNQVAATGHLLTSGRQQSLSDQITSTSGQYATADLSTSGGQQSISNQVAATNGQYGAVDLSTSGRQQSLSDQMTSTSEHYSTGDLSMPGGQQSISSQAVSTSGQYTTGDVSPSGGLETTSNQAAATGHLLTSGRQQSLSDQIASTSGQYTIGDLSTSGGHQSIPDQNASTHGQYATADLSTSGGHQSIPDQTASTNGQYATADLSTSRGHQSISSQAVSTSGQYTTGDVSASGGLETISNQAAATGHLLTSGRQQSLSDQIASTSGQYATGDLSTSGGQQSIFNQAAAGGDLSTSGGKQSIPDQAASTNGQNTIGDLSTSGGQQSISNQAASTNGQYGAVDLSTAGRQQSLSDQITSTSGQYTTGDMSTIGRQQSISNQPASVSGQYEPVDFPAPAGHQPAPSQGLASRSDQYGAVDLLTSGGQQLASAQATTTSEQYNIVDIQTSGGQQSVSNHAASPSEQYGSVDVSVSTGQQLIPSQVVTSTGEHRTVAGPSRGQVTRDQSLHQGITPSSTQHGTKDMTKTLGTQVLHDLTQTTTNNGISTRPVQQDAALGMNKIKQEIPEQPVGHATETSSMVVGLPQLVNDQTNLNQYLRVSPVATDAADHLGSVERQYLKNIDLQGQMPIVAGAFGVNGAIGETQDTFHNHVQSGLTGQGRDSVSGHSGMQEIHSQSGAPDLVSDQGVISPVGQSLTQDMASNGNQYDNLDLSGGQGWLVASGQYAPVESTRPNTATVATGESTYTVPTLFPAQDSRLAINNHLEKEVVTEQSSVGTRNILQGGIAGTSLETEFMSLLLQSRSQDAQSTNTHYDPLVGQGNVNATQLLQRNHVLKNTNTFNASKESSRIENTRSGFSVNKPNSNTVSIPSNRQNPHLPVLNEVDTLPILPSSTRAHDTSIQTTFEINPVTKTASGTNHKASSLSSAQKADKTVGNDPIDIRIAPATIKKTKDSLTNGISSRITEDTNASATERARMAVRSDTSLSLQKTSPIQSMTRPSLKSFDVFQPMEYGGGQKQKSNQMFDSSLPSVISETTVPAFATRHQEFISFPQGLFDYTAVNGQGGGYTGTTDYGPITNDVMQFLSTQGFSTLDAYLQNELSQTLDSPVPYTSSSSSASSQGSTSGTGTTAVKTLTQSQPNQLPPDTVASPAIDVHNPPLAESSQQDAQTHDAVNDIKMQNVATKPLDNSNNMVFDVAMGVQGQNTQHSFKNQEGTLRTGRSTKAVISESIVDPLLNAPQVTATRLSPDESGFISMTGTGHTKSKMSLQGHSHQRQTMKLSGIQMLPQGMSGHLMGSQTGQGEPTKTFGLKMNVNTGGFSSGTSHQSSSAGTTTTSFNSQHDVGGVEWDPNQPSSATTNSLPSIPIPTDAYSSQQLTDMNVGDTHLGTPLTSTEADPRNVKSSSLLTSVANEMPSFTADLHSTFSGVQASSSAGQVMSTSEGSKAGVSDFNRGLDSATWNGQPDSTAAHQKITEAPEFYEPAPRYVDSDQGDSGDGQEMSQNTVNTEPTKYNFDVSKDRQMSPHDGQQVLSNTERSSGYADYFPSTSLSSR